The segment ATGGTAAATTCAAAAAAGGGTTCAAACCCTGCTGTTTCCTCTGCCGTACCACCACTCTGGCCAGCTAGCATTGGTATAAAAATAATAGCAACAATAAATGCTAATGTACCAGCAAGTATGGTTGATGAGTAAGCAATAGCCGAAGTTAGTCCAAGCATTTTTCCTGAATGCTTTCCAAAACTGGCAATACCACTGACAATAAAAAAGATGATAATGAGCGGAATCGTGAATTCGAGAAATTGTCCAAAAATCTCTTTAAACGTAACGATGATTCTAGTAATAAATTCAGGTACTATCAGGCCAACGACAATCCCGGTCACGATCCCAAGAGCTAACTTTATAATTAATCTCATTTCTGAAACATCCTCCCCCCCTATAACATACAATATGACTTTATCACACAGCTTATTCTAAAACAAGATAATTTTCAGAAACAAGTAGCATGGAGCCACCTTTATTCCGACAAGGACGTTTTCTAAAAGATTGTTGCTTTTGACACAAAAGCTATAAAAGACGGCGTAATACTGTTTGCTATAAGTATTTGCTATAATCGCCGTTCGGGATCGCTCCGGGCGGATGCTTTCCGCGGGCACGGCCTCAGCCTCCTCGCGGAAGATCACCGCTGCGGGGTCTTCGGACACGTGCTGTTCCCGCAGGAGTCACCGCCCTTCGCTCACCCAAACTGGTGAGGTGGTTCGATATTTTGAATATTGATTACTAATGCAATTTAGCGCAGTACCTGAATGCCAACGCAGGAAATACATAGAGACTCCGGCGGAAGGAAAGGAATCAGTGAGACCCCGAAGTGCGCAGCACGAGGAGGCTCGCCAGCCGTGCTAAGGTGCGCGGAATGTATTTCCGGAGCGGAGAAAAAGTACCGATCTTAATTTCAAGTTATGCCGTCTTTTTTACATCAACTCCGAAGATTTAAAAACAACAATATTTACGAAAGTACCCTCCCACAACGTATAAGCCTCAATAAACTGGTTACATTAAGCAAGAATCATACCATAGAGGGAAGTGGAGAAATGTCGCGCGAATTATACGATATGATCGGTATTGGCATTGGGCCTTACAACCTTGGAATGGCGGCTCTTCTTGAGAATACACCTGAACTTGATGGTGTGTTTTTCGATAAGACGCCGAAGTTTGAATGGCATCCCGGGATGTTAATTGAACATATGAGTTTGACAATCCCATTTTTAGCGGACCTTGTCACGTTTGCTGATCCAACAAGCAAGTTCACGTATATCAATTATTTACACGAACAAAACCGCCTGCAACAGTTCTATTTCTTTCGCAAATTTCAGGCCCCGCGCCAGGAATATAATGATTACCTCGGGTGGGTCGCAGGTCAGTTAGATCAGCTACACTTCGGTTATGAAGTTGTGGATGTTATCGACCATAAAGAAGCTGATGAGCCTCATTATGAGGTGGTAGTGGAAAAAATCTCAACCAAAAATCGAACCTCTTACTTTACAAAAAATGTAGTAATGGGAACTGGTAGCGAACCATTTGTGCTGGATACGATGGAAGGACAACCAAAGGAAGATGTGTTACATACGAGTCGGTACATGTATGAAAAGGAAGATCTGGTTCAATCACCAAATATTACGGTAGTAGGTTCCGGTCAAAGCGCCATTGAAGTACTTCTGGATCTATTGAAGGAACAAGAAAATAAAGAGTTTCAATTGACGTTACTCACCCGTTCCAGTGGACTGTTTCAGTTGGAGAATGCCAAATTTGGCCAGGAATATTTTTCACCTGACTTTATAGATTACTTTCATTCGCTCGACCTTAAGCAGCGAGATAACACATTGGAAACCCTAGGGAGCTTGAGAAAAGGGATTAATCCGGAAACGCTGATGGAACTATATGAGACGCTTTATCACAAAACAATTGGAAAAAAGAAGCAACCGGTAACGATCCAACCCAATACAGAAGTAAAGAATCTAAGTAAAAAGAATAACAAGTATGTCTTGCATTGTCATCAGTGGCAAAAAGAAAATGACTTTGAATACGAAACGAATAAGGTTATCCTGGCCACCGGGTATAAACCGCATATTCCGGACTGGTTTTATGATCGTTTTCAAGACGCAATTGAGTGGGAAGATGACAAGCGTTATAAAGTCACCAGGGATTATCAGCTCACGTTTAAGTCCAAAAGAGACCATCATTTTTTCACCCTAACAAATTTGGAGCATTCTCATGGAACAGCAGCCACCAATTTAGCCTTATCCGTCCAAAGAAACATCCAAATCATCAACCTGGTCGCAGGACGGGAAGTATATCAAAACAAACGGAATACGATTTTTCAACAGTTTAGGATGGAAGATGAATCTTAAGTTTAAAAAGAATAGTACAAATCACAAGGAGGAATTATTATGGGTTTTATATGGAGTTTAATTGTTGGAGGAATTCTAGGTTGGTTAGCAAGCCTAATTGTAGGTAAAGATGTACCAGGTGGAATCATTGGTAATATTATCGCTGGTTTTATTGGTGCGTGGATTGGCTCTTCACTATTAGGAAGTTGGGGCCCTGAAATTGGTGACTTTTACATTG is part of the Virgibacillus sp. NKC19-16 genome and harbors:
- a CDS encoding GlsB/YeaQ/YmgE family stress response membrane protein: MGFIWSLIVGGILGWLASLIVGKDVPGGIIGNIIAGFIGAWIGSSLLGSWGPEIGDFYIVPALIGAIVLIFIVSLIMRAMRST
- a CDS encoding lysine N(6)-hydroxylase/L-ornithine N(5)-oxygenase family protein; protein product: MSRELYDMIGIGIGPYNLGMAALLENTPELDGVFFDKTPKFEWHPGMLIEHMSLTIPFLADLVTFADPTSKFTYINYLHEQNRLQQFYFFRKFQAPRQEYNDYLGWVAGQLDQLHFGYEVVDVIDHKEADEPHYEVVVEKISTKNRTSYFTKNVVMGTGSEPFVLDTMEGQPKEDVLHTSRYMYEKEDLVQSPNITVVGSGQSAIEVLLDLLKEQENKEFQLTLLTRSSGLFQLENAKFGQEYFSPDFIDYFHSLDLKQRDNTLETLGSLRKGINPETLMELYETLYHKTIGKKKQPVTIQPNTEVKNLSKKNNKYVLHCHQWQKENDFEYETNKVILATGYKPHIPDWFYDRFQDAIEWEDDKRYKVTRDYQLTFKSKRDHHFFTLTNLEHSHGTAATNLALSVQRNIQIINLVAGREVYQNKRNTIFQQFRMEDES